The region taagttagggtttaaTTTCTCGAAAGtcctaaacatcaaacattgcctttattttaaaatcgagataacaaaatgttgtatccagtaagttaggatccatcACCTTGAAGTCTCAAAAGCTTTATTTTAAAGTTGTAtggttttaccaaaataaacactTGGCTATtcaaattcatcgagaagaattgaagcccaataagttagggcacaattctctcgagagcTATGAACACTAAGCATTTTTTgaaaatcatgaaataaaatGGTTTTGGTACTCTAATGAaaccaaatattaaaaaaaatgcgATGGGATGCTAATGTACAACATGAAACAATAATTAATAGGCTAAAGTATACTAATAATCATCTGTAATCAAGAAATAcgaataaacaatataaaatctATGCGGGCAATAATATCCAACATACATCATGCAAATACAAATATCAACATTCAACAACTAAATGAATTAATAgtcaattttaaaagaaatgccaagtgaaataacataaataaaatataataagttttcaactaaaacaaaatgaatattgaaatatatcaaaaaggttaaaaaggaatactatatgaaataataatataaaaataaattttaaaataagtattgTACGAAAAGAaactcaaaataatatatatgctaATTTAAATAAACGATacatacaaaataaattttttataatagtaTATGTATGGTAATATATGTACAAAAATTGAAGTAAGTAAAGTATATAAGGGagtattttaaaagaaataaattgtatataagatttaaaacatatatacaaatatatatttcaaaataagttaaaattacATACATGAAAGTATCAACACATAACTTTTTATATTTggatggaaaagaaaagaatgttcgaaaaatattataaagttaTAGAATGTACAAactatattagataaatataaaaagaaatattaattataaaacctaagtAGAAATTCATAATACATTTAAagttataattaaaataactatGTGTGGTACGTTTAgataatattagtttaaaataatagtatattatattttaaataattctaatgataaattttaaaacaatattaaaacttaaatattcaaataatgctaggtttataattaaatatatactaaagacaaaaaaatcaaaataaaattttagaaaatgaataaattaaattatgaattaaatcagattcaaaaccaaaatcaaaaggaaaatcaaaaaataaaataaaattaaagaaccaaaatGGAATGTGCGTATTTCATAGGGACCAAATAGGCAATAGTCCCTATTCCTTAAAACGCATTGCAACAGTATGGGCCAGAACGAAACAACATTGAAAATGTGGAgggaattttgaaaaataaataaaataaaagagcaCCGATTTGAAATTTGTTTGAAATTAAAGGGACTAATGCAACAATTAAGCGCACCAGTCTAGGAAACCAAGTCAGATCATtgaaaacaacgtcgttttggacGTATGTCTCCTCAACTGATgagtggatgaaattgaaaacaaaataaacctaTATGGCCAAAATTAAAAGAACTGAAAGGGATTAGATCAAAACAAATTGAGAGAACAGGAGGACTCAATGCGAAAATAAACCATCAGtataaaacacgcggatcctccttcTTGAATCGGGTCGGGTCATTGGGTCTAGGCACCAAACGGTGCCATTTTTGAAAAcgtttaaaaactaaaaaaagaaaccctaaatcTAAAGGTTTTCATTTGAAATGGTAGGAGGAAGGCGGAGCGCCGCTTGGTTTTTCAGTTTCTGTTGCAGCTCCACCCTTCAGATCCCTATCTGCTCCGATTGCAACGAGAGAAACAGGGATCCGACCGTCACACTCTGAAGGTAAACTCTCATCCTTAAGcctctctttttctttgtttagtgTATTCGTAAAGAAGCAAAAGAGGAAGTAAACAatgaagaaaaaccaaaaaagcaaaaaaaatcaatataccTCTTAAATCtgctctttttctctttttcttttaatcttttttattccATATCTCTCTCTGTAAAAAAGGAAGAGATCGAGTACATCCATGGGGGTTTTTATaacccgaaaataaaaataaaaaagaatacaaatttcttttttctttttgttttttattttttctgctTTTCTCTTGTTTGTTTGTGTGTTGCGCAGGTACGGTCGTACGAGGGTGGACGTGGCACGTACGGATGTGCGTGGGTGCGTGCGTACGGAGGCTCGCGTGAGTGCTGCTACGTGCATGGGGAGTGGCTCGACGCGTACGGAGGCGTGGCTCGTGGGGCCGAGGGAAAGCCCTGGTGGCTACGACGCTGGAGGCATTCTGGAAACCTTAGGGGTTTCTgaaaattattcaaatcggccatAGTGTATTGGGCCTGGGGTTTTGGGTATTTTAGGTTGAATTAGGTTTGGGTTAATCTCTATTGGGCCTAGAGTCTATAAATGGACATTTAAAATggactattattattatttatatatgtttatttatttccgatttgggccgggcaaatttgagTTATTACAAAGGGTattgtctttagcggcgtttctcggataagcgccgctaaaggttatGGTCTTTAGCATCATTTGTtggaaaagcgccactaaaggtcattgtctttagcggcgtttgtcggataagcgccgctaaaggtcatggtcttcaGCGGTGTTtgttggaaaagcgccgctaaaggtcatagtctttagcggcgtttgtgggaaagcgccgctaaagaccatgacctttagcggcgtttttggtgaAAGAGCTGcgaaaggtcttggtctttagcagCATTTATTTCTAAAAGCGACGCTAAAGTTAGCAACGTAGTCATTAGCGACGTTTTTCGCGGCGCTtctcaaagcgccgctaaaagcctgttttggtgtagtggctCCGAAGTTGGATGTCATGACAGTGGGGTTTGGCTGTCGCAACATCGCTACCTTAATATTTCGAAGTAGCCTTGAAGTTGGGTGTTGCGACATCCTGGGTAGTCCATTAACTCATTGGCCTAAAGCGATGTCCTGCACACTCAATCAACACGTTAGTCTTACCTTAGGCCCGAATTGGCCTAATAGGTCATTTAACACActaaaatgttcattttattaactttaaacataaacatactaaatcaaaaaactaaataaatgatAACAAATTACTCAAATACAAGCTCATTAATTGCTGAAAAGAGCTCAATTTGCTACAACAAATTGTGGCAGATCATGAATTAATCATTATTGTTCGTTAAATTGagtatatatgttatgtaatgtGATTGAATGCCACTATTATTGTTGGAATCAATTGAAATAGTTTGAAATATTGCTTTAACAACGTAATGTAAAGTCACGTATTTGACCCGACAATAAAATCAAATATGGGGTGTCACAGCATCTCCAATGCTCTTACTCAAAAACTCCAAAAATAGAGTGAGAAAATAACTAGTTATTTGAAATAAGAATATAACAAACACTTGATGGAGAGAAATATGCAAGAAACTTGTTACTGCCCAATGCAGTTTATTTATAATCGAAGGTGCCTTTAGGCTTACATGACAATTAAAATACTGAAATAATACAGAaaatattgtaataaaaataaagttggaCTAAATTAAgatataagtaaaaataaaatattgcaaTCAATTAGAATCACGTTTTCATCCATTTTTGCCTTACatgttaatataaaaaaatattttttcaatagTTAGTTAAAAGCTTTATATTTGATGTACTATGTGTTAGAGCTATAGTCTGTTAGTTAGTTAGCCAATGAATAACCACTGCTTGTGTTGGTTAAAGTTAGTTAGATCAGTTTAACTTCTACTGCTATAAATAAGCAATAGTTGTTGTACTGAAGCTCAAGTTAATTTTCTAATAACAATTCAGTATTGTTGATatcttaacatggtatcagaAGTTTTCTTGGCTCTTGTATTCTTGTGAGTTCTATGGCTTTGCCATCCAGTCCTTCTGCTGTGCAATCCACTGTTCCTACAATGGCATCGAATCTTGCTGATGGGGTTGTTGATAGTTGTTTTTTTCAACCAAGAAGATTAGTGTGCTATTAGATGATGGTAACTATTTGTTATGGAGACAACAGATTCTTTTGGCGCTCAAAACTCACAGACTTCAGCATTTTCTTGATTTGTGCACAACTACTGCTCCACGTCAGATTGTGGATCCAAGTGGTGTTCTTTAGGAGAATCTAGAGTTTGTCAGGTTTGAGCAACAAGATTGTGCTTTAGCCTCATGGCTCTTATCCTCTGTAAGTACGGGTGTTTTACCTCATCTTATTGGTTTGGATTCCAGTGCTCAAATCTGGAATGCCATTGTTGCTCTATATGGCAGTAAGACTACATCTCAACTGATGTCTTATAGACGAGCCTTACATTCACAACGGAAGGGAGATCTTTCTATGAAAGACTTTCTCATGAAGATCAAGACCTATTGTGATGGTCTTGCCAGTTGTGGGGAGATTATTACTGATCTTGAGCATGTCACTGCCATTCTTAATGGCTTACCACATGAATATGAATCTGTCATCTCTATCGTTACTGCTAGCTAAGTCCCATATATGGTTCAAGGAGTGACAACCATTCTCCTTGATGCTGAAATGAGACAAAATGTTGTGGTATGCGAGGCTCCTAGTTCAACAAATTTGGTCTCTAGTCAAGAACCAAATACTGTCAATGAGAATGTAACCACATCAGTTTATCGTCCCTCAAATAACCGAGGGCGTGGACGTGGCCGTTCATATGGATCGAGGATTCAGTGTCAGTTGTGTGGAAAGTCTGGACACCTTGTTGATCGGTGTTACCATCGCTTTGATGCTTCATATAAAAGTATTGGTTACAGGCCTCCTCCGGTTCTTCAAGCGAATCTGAGTTTGTTTGGAGCTGGATATCCGACTGCACCTTGGATGGCTCCAGCACCTACTGTCAATCAGACTGTTTCTCCAGGTTGGTATTGTCCATCTTCTCAAATTCCTAACTGGACTAATCTGTTTCTTGCTGGTTCTCCACAGCATGGTAGCATGCCTGCCTTTGCTTCTTCTCCAACTTCACAGTCCTAAGCTTTTGTTACAACTCCTGCGACGGTGGCAGATAATGCCTGATATCCTGACTCTGGAGCCACGCACCACCTGACAAATTCGGGGTCATCAATCAGTGAAACTCTACCTTACAATGGTCCAGGTAAAGTTTATGTGGGTAATAGCTCAGCTCTTTCTGTTATGTCCATGGGACAGTCTTCCTTAATTACTCGATCACGTCCTTTGCTTATGAAGTCGTTGCTGCACGCTTCTGGCATAACTAAAAATCTTCTGTCTGTCTCAAAATTTACAAAGGATAATAATGTGATGTTTGAGTTTTCCCCCACACAGTGCAAAGTTCGTGATCTACAGACTAGAGAGGTTCTCCTTGCTGGCTCTATAAGTGACGGGTTATACAAACTGCACTCCAGTGCTCCTGGCTCATCCATGTTCCCTGCTCAATGTCTGACTGCCAGTACTATGATTCCTTTTGATGTTTGGCATTGTAGACTAGGGCATCCTTGTAATGCCACACTTAAGAAAGCATTGTATCACTGTAATGTTCCTTTTGCTACAAATAAACATACTACTTGCTGTACTGCTTGCCATTTAGGAAAAGAGCAAAAGCAACCTTTTTCTCATTCAGCCTCTGAATATACTGCTCAATTGCAACTTGTGTCTGCCGATGTATGGGGACCTGCCCCAGTTGCATCCAATGGCTTTCGATACTACGTTGCATTTACAGATGCTTAGTCGAGATACACATGGCTTTATTTCTTACACAAAAAGTCTGATGTTCTTAGCATGTTTCCTGTGTTTCATAGACAGGCTAAAAGGCTTTTAGGGTgcaagttaaaaattttgcaaatagaTGGTGGAGGAGAATTTCAAGATTTGAATAGTTACCTGTTACAGCATGGGATTGTCCGACGTGTCACGCGTCCATATACGTCGCAACAAAATGGTTTGGTGGAGCGAAACACAGGCAAATCGTAGAAGCTGGTCTTTCCATGATGGCACATGCTGGTCTACCCATCACTTACTGGAATGATGTGTTCTGTAGTGCTGTTTTCTTGGTGAACAGGTTACCTTCTTCTCCATTGGGAGTGTCACCCTATGAAAATTTGTTCTGTGAGCGTCCCAACTACTCGTTTCTACGGGTGTTTGGCTGTTTATGTTTTACTAATCTTCGGCCGTTTAACATTTCAAAGCTACAGTTTAGGTTCAGTCCCTACACGTTCCTCGGGTATTCTCCTTATCATAAGGGCTACTGATGTCAGGTAGCTGATGGTAGGGTGTATATCTCACGGCATGTTACATTCCATGAAGACGAGTTTCCATTCAAGAAGCTTTCCTCCAAGTTGACAGTCTCGCAACCACCTGTTGCTTCTTCTAGCTCTAAGCTGTTAGTACTACATTCGGAACCGAATGCAGCAGTCTCACCACTACTGTGTCGTAATTCAGCTCCCATGACCAGCTCAGTGAACTCTTTGCTTAATGGTTCACCTCCTGGTAGTCTCAATCCAGCTCAGGATTCTCCCTTAACCACCAGCTCGCAACAGTCTCCTTCAACTAGGTCCTCAGTGCCTACTGCATCTCCTATGCTGCTTGTTAATTCACATGCAATGATTACCAGAAGCAAAGCTGGTGTTTTCAAACCAAAAGTGTATTTGAGCGGGGTCAGTCATGAGCTCACTGAACCTCCTACTGATATTCATGATGCCATGCAACATGCCTGTTGGGAAACGGCTATTCGAGATGAGTTGCAGGCTCTTTTGCGCAACAAGACGTGGGAGCTTTGCCCTCTGCCTACAAATAGAAAGATCATCGGGTGCAAATGGCTTTTTAAAGTCAAAAAGCGAGCTGATGGCACTATGGAAAGGTACAAGGCACGTTTAGTGGCAAAGGGGTTTTCTCAACACCCTGGTTTTGATTTTAGAGACACATTTAGCCCAGTTGTCAAGGCAGCAACAATAAGAATTGTTCTAGCTTTTGCGGTTATGCAGGGGTGGTCTCTGAGGCAAGTTGACGTGAACAACGTGTTTCTCAATGGGGATCTGACAGAAGAAATATATATGGCTCAACCACCTGGTTTTGAAGTTGAAGGACCTAATGGGCAGCCACTTGTGTGTAAGTTGACCAAAGCTCTCTATGGGCTAAAACAAGCACCTCGTGCATGGTTTCAGACGCTCAAGAAACATCTTGTGCATCACCTTGGTTTTCGTGCTTCAAAAGCAGACCCGTCCTTATTCGTTCGAACCTCTGTTGGACATCAACTATTGCTTATGgcatatgttgatgatattgtactTACAGGAAGTTCTGCTGAAGAAATAGACACAGTCGTTCGTCTACTTCATGTAGATTTGCACTCAAAGATATGGGTCAACTTAGCTATTTCTTGGGGATTGAAGTACAACACACGTCTCAAGGGTTGTACCTCAATCAAAGAAAGTATATTTCAGAGATTCTACAGAGAACTGGAATGATTGGGGCTGCACCCACGCCAACACCTATGGTGAGTACCCCAAAACTAGTTGCCTCTGATGGACATTCACTATTTGCTGATGGTTAGTTATATCGAAGCACAGTTGGTATGCTTCAGTACCTATGCATTACACGTCCTAACGTGGCTTTTTGTGTCAACAAATTAAGTCAATATATGAATTCTCCCAGTGATGATCATTGGAAAGCTGTAAAACGTGTTCTAAGGTACCTCGTCGGGACTATGGATTATGGTTTAATTTTCTCCAAAGGGCAGCTCAAGTTGATAGGTTATTCAGATGCTGACTGGGCTGCATCGGTTGGAGACAGGCATTCCACCACGGGGTATGTGATTTATCTTGGCTCCAATCCAGTTGTATGGTGCTCCAAAAAGCAATCGGTTGTGTCCAGGTCATCCTCTGAAGCTGAGTATCGCAGTTTAGCTAATTGTGTTGCTGAACTGTTATGGATCAAACAGCTACTAGATGAAGTCGGGGTGTCAATGTGTCAAACACCAGTTGTTTGGTGTGACAACACTTCTACAGTGTCTATGGCTGCCAATCCAACCCATCATGCTCGCATGAAGCACGTAGAAATTGATAATCATTTCATACGAGAAAAAGTGGCTGCAGGTGCCTTACAAGTTAATTTTGTACCCTCTGCTAAGCAGATTGCTGATGTTCTTACAAAACCTATACCTCCAAAGCAGTTTGCTGGCTTTCGACTGGATTTACAAGTTCAATTACATGACAAGAGTTGTAAAATTCAAACGAAACCAGGAGAATGTTAGAGCTATAGTCTGTTAGTTAGTTAGCTAATGAATAACCACTGCTTGTGTTGGTTAAAGTTAGTTAGATCAGTTTAACTTCTACTGCTATAAATAAGCAATAGTTGCTGTACTGAAGCTCAAGTTAATTTTCTAATAACAATTCAGTATTGTTGATATCTTAACACTATGACTGTATAGAGCAAATCAAATTGTGCAacatgtaaaaaataattattatatttattttttaatgtcaGTATATAAAgttatacatttaaaatttttatttaattaataaaactgTTAACTATTATATGATGATGCGTATGATATAATAGAATCTGATGTGATCTGAAACAaatattatataaacataattttGAGTTGGGGCACGATTATAGTTGGAAAAGATTACtagtttatttataaaaaaatcaaatgagaTGAATAAGTAGAAAGAAATATCCCCAATTGTGTTACCAACTCCAAAGACTGTAGTTAGTGGGATAGCAaagaaatgttaaattaaatgtttctTATGAAACACACTGGGGATCTGATTTGAGTTTGAAAAGAGTAAATGGGGCAGTTAAATTGATGGTCAATGAGATGGAAATAGAGTGGGACAGTGACACAGGGGGTATATTATTTATACACTATGCAAACCAATTTGTTTGTTAGTTTAAAGATTTGATGCACGCAATTTGTGTGCGCCAAAATATATAGATTCCAGGGTCCTGCACGTGGAGGAAACTAGCTAGTTCAAAGTAGAAGGGCAGATCAATAAGAAGGGTTGTTGAACATATGCCCTCTTTCATCTCCTCTTAACCACATTTTTTCCAACCCAATCAAATCTCTTCTTCTCAAATTATTCCATCATTGGATGCATGCATTTTTTATTTACCGTGTTTTTGTTCCCATGTCTATGCAAACTGTAGTGCAGGAATGCCACATGGTATGAGATGAGTTGTTTTTTCTCCCAACCAAtctctatttatatatattctaaattttattacatacttacaacatttaaaataatatataaaaagtgtGGCTTGAAAGCAGTTAATAGTaacaccttttttattttttattttttatttaaataaaaacactatgttattcaataattaaaaaactatttatgtactttagtctttttattttttagaaaacctaataaaaaatttcatgcgGTTGAATTTGAATCCATACAATTTACACTAATAAATCAACTTTACCACTAAAgtaaagctttattttaatataatattatattttaattgtattattaattaatttcaaaccgtacattttattatttatcatatgTTATTTTATACGCACTTCTATGTTCTAAATATATGgttttcacatacattttcatgTGACaggatttttaattatatttaagaaGCTTATTAAGTTGATATCACCCTTTGATCAAGTCCAACTCAATTGAATATAAATTCTTCCCCTCAAACTCTATTTAATGTTTTAACTCTTAATTcaatcctaaaatgaaaatttttttatttagttttaatctACTGtaatattttacataatttttatttttattaatctaaACTAAATCTATGTTATAAAATCTcatgaaaataagaaattattATCGAAATATGTAAAAatgattataaaaaataaaatatttttttaaactcttaaatagttaaaaatactaaaatagtgTGTTTTTAAAGGAAATATACTAAAATCGTTATAAATTCTAAAGAGGGGTATTTTAATAGTATAACAAAGCCAGGCGGGTGAATTTTACCTGCTTGGTTGCCACTCTTTCTTATTCTTTTTCCTAGGCTCTGTAAAAAACAAATGAGTTAAAAAGCAaaggtattttttaaaatatatatgtactcTTTAGAAATGTAGTTTCTATATTTTACTAGtaggaattaatttttttttaattttaaaatttagattaaattgttaataattttaaaattattattatttagttaaatagatattaaatgatttttttaatattttatatcaataaatttaacagCAAAAAATGTAACAGTATCAATAATTCAACCtaaatttttaaactaaaaaaaataaattctttaaaataaaaatttttaaatttgtgaatacCACTAATTATTGTATATTTTAACGGTTAAAAAAATAAGGATGGCGCATGTGGCTATTTCTAGATCATTAACGTTCCCCCTTTCATGGCTTTAAAAAGGAGGCGACGGCTTTGTAGTGTCATGTGCTCATTTTAGCGCACACATACAcgcactctctctctctctctctctcgagTTTACATCACCTCTTTTCTGGTTTTTGTGATCATTTCAGATTGTGCGGCTGGAATcgtagaagaaagaaaaaaaaaatgggaaGAGCCCCATGTTGTTCTAAGGTAGGTTTGAACCGAGGTCCTTGGACAGCCAGAGAAGACACATTGCTGATTAATTATATACAGGCTCATGGAGAAGGTCATTGGAGATCTTTGCCTAAAATGGCTGGTAATTTTCTACATCTGTCTTAATAAGCAGCTACAATTTTATTTCTTGCTCTAGTTGTAATTTCATTGATTTTGGGTTTGGTGGGCACTGTTCAGGGTTGCTTAGGTGCGGAAAAAGCTGCCGACTAAGATGGATTAACTATCTCCGACCTGATATCAAGCGAGGAAACATTACTCCCGACGAGGACGACCTCATTATCAGGCTTCATTCTCTTCTGGGAAATCGTTGGTCTCTCATTGCTAAAAGACTTCCAGGCAGGACCGACAATGAAATCAAGAACTACTGGAATTCTCACCTCAGCAAAAGGGTGCTCAATAATTCACAAACTAATTCAACTACAAGAAGCAGCCGTAAAGCCAAGAAAGCCACTGAAAAGAAGCAAAAGGCCAATGTGGAggagaaagaagagataaaggtGCTGCATCAACCAAAAGCCAGCAGGGTTTCGCCATTCTCAGTAATATCAAGGAGCAGCAGTTTTGACAGCCTCATAAGTGGGTCATCTAGCAGCGGTGAAGGGAGCAAAGGAACCAATGATGCCTATGTTTTTTATATTCCTAGCTATTGGTCCGACTTTGCAGCTGATACTAACCTAGAATTTCCTGACGCTGAGGCGTTTTCAGATGCCACACCCGTAGGAGATAGTAATTTGCTTGACGACATTTTTGAAGAATACCAGAAACTTCTTGATGGCGATGACCCTGGCGAAAGAGATTCCATATTTGATGTTCTCTCTTGTTTTTGAGTATTTTCTGCTACAAGATTCTCCACTGTATAATTCAATCTCAATGAACTACTaattaaaatcctaaaaacaCTCTCAAAAACAGTATCTGGAACTGAATCTTCCTTAGGATCGAATTAAGAAATACGAGAAACGATAGTAAGGAAGAAAACAACCGAAAAACATGTTGCCGTTGCTCTTTCGTTCTACATCACCTTTCAAGGCACTTCCTTATTAACAAAGCCACCTCAGTCATTTTGATTTAGATttgtactaaaattattaaataacaaaatgataATACCTAACACATTTAAtctatttataatatatacaGAAGTAAAAACGGTAAGGATCCGATTTTCGGTAAGGTTAGAAAATGTGGATTTGGAATTTCGTATCTGTTAATCGAgcctataaatataaaataagaatatttacggagttattatgaaaatataataaatcttggttaaataatttaatggagaaaatagttaattaagtttagggactaaattgtgaaagtccaatcgctataaagatttaatttagaaaaatgtaacatcccacGTGGCGAAGTCCTAGTATTCAATTATTGTTTGTCGATGTATGGTATTTAGAGTAAATTTTGAGTGGGTAAGGTGTTAGATTTGACTAAGTATATAAATTCTATGAATGCGCCTTTGGACGAAGTTTGTGTTTGGCGAGCTTGCTGGTTTGGCACGAATATGTTACGTCCTTAGTTTCAAAGagctatttattattttattattatattattattttgcatGAACAATTTAGTTACAAAAATAAGAATTGGTTCAAAGAGAACTAAGTTATTGTAGTCGATAAGACTCACATTTATGATGAGAAAGAAAGTGCTTAGTCATAGGAATCTGACTTATCCACTAAACCTAGCTTTCGTGTTTATCTGTATAAAGTTAGTAATGGCTTTTTGAGCAAGTTTTACGTTTTCTCTTGCACCCatattttcttctcaaattttaTCTTCACCTTTTCTCTCAAAAAACTTAATACTTGAGGCTTGCTTGAAGATTGGGTTCGATGTACTCAGCCAACTCTTTTGTTGTTTAGTACCTGGTAAATATTAATGAACTTTAGgttattttcatggttatttacGTGACCTTAGAGTTGTATGCTTTAGGGCCGGTTTAGAGTGTAAGAAAGGAAATTTCCTGATTCCGAGTTTTTTGCTAATGTTTCCTACAAGCTTGTTTAGTTTTTTGGTATAGTGATCTGATAAGTTTAACTATCTTTATTAAAGCTCAAGAAACTCCTGAAGCTTCTTCTGATAAGTGCAAAGGTCTTGTTATTTAAACTTGTTGCATTTTTTGACGAGTTCCTTCTTCGTTCCATATGTGTGTAATGCCtttgtttatattttgttcaagGTAAATATTTACATTCTGTAAAGATGATATGTTTGCACATGAGTGATGGATGTTCGTTGTTATTAGTCTAAGTTGGTTTATCTGTGTAAATGGAGTAATGGCCTTTCTTCGTGTTTTAGTCGTTACCCTTTTCTTTTACAATGAACAATATAgattgaaaaa is a window of Gossypium hirsutum isolate 1008001.06 chromosome D08, Gossypium_hirsutum_v2.1, whole genome shotgun sequence DNA encoding:
- the LOC107911458 gene encoding myb-related protein 308, with protein sequence MGRAPCCSKVGLNRGPWTAREDTLLINYIQAHGEGHWRSLPKMAGLLRCGKSCRLRWINYLRPDIKRGNITPDEDDLIIRLHSLLGNRWSLIAKRLPGRTDNEIKNYWNSHLSKRVLNNSQTNSTTRSSRKAKKATEKKQKANVEEKEEIKVLHQPKASRVSPFSVISRSSSFDSLISGSSSSGEGSKGTNDAYVFYIPSYWSDFAADTNLEFPDAEAFSDATPVGDSNLLDDIFEEYQKLLDGDDPGERDSIFDVLSCF